The following proteins come from a genomic window of Rattus norvegicus strain BN/NHsdMcwi chromosome 8, GRCr8, whole genome shotgun sequence:
- the Fbxl22 gene encoding F-box and leucine-rich protein 22 — MHITQLNRECLLRLFSFLDKDSRKSLSRTCSQLRDVFEDPTLWSLLHFHSLTELKKDNFRLSPALRSLSICWHSSRVQVCSIEDWLKSAFQRSICSQHENLVNDFLLQVCNRCPNLASVTLSGCGHVTDDCLARLLLGCPRLRALRLENCARVTNRTLAAVAAHGRALQTFHVDFCRNVSAAGLLRLRAACPNLILSAEHSAAMIPDQPPRARASPASVFSPAPGRQSAPHPTGFY; from the exons ATGCACATAACCCAGCTCAATCGGGAGTGTCTGCTGCGCCTCTTCTCCTTCCTGGACAAGGACAGTCGGAAGAGTCTCTCCAGGACTTGCTCCCAGCTCCGAGATGTGTTTGAGGACCCCACCCTCTGGTCCCTGCTGCACTTCCATTCCCTCACAGAGCTCAAGAAAGACAACTTCCGGCTGAGCCCTGCACTGCGCAGCCTGTCCATCTGTTGGCATTCCAGCCGTGTGCAAGTGTGTAGCATCGAGGACTGGCTCAAGAGCGCCTTCCAGAGGAGCATCTGCAGCCAGCACGAGAACCTGGTTAATGATTTCCTCCTGCAGGTGTGCAACAG GTGCCCCAACCTGGCGTCCGTCACGCTTTCGGGCTGCGGCCACGTCACGGATGACTGCTTAGCGCGACTGCTGCTCGGCTGCCCGCGCCTGCGCGCGCTGCGCCTCGAGAACTGCGCGCGCGTTACCAACCGCACGCTGGCGGCGGTGGCCGCGCACGGGCGCGCGCTGCAGACATTTCACGTGGACTTCTGCCGCAACGTGAGCGCCGCCGGCCTGCTCCGCCTACGCGCCGCCTGTCCGAACCTGATCCTGAGCGCGGAACACAGCGCGGCCATGATACCGGATCAGCCGCCGCGTGCGCGCGCAAGCCCTGCCTCGGTTTTCTCGCCTGCACCGGGGAGACAAAGCGCACCTCATCCCACGGGTTTCTATTGA